The following are encoded in a window of Mycoplasma anserisalpingitidis genomic DNA:
- a CDS encoding valine--tRNA ligase, whose amino-acid sequence MEKIYNHKEVEKNIEKKWQEKRFFMDHDERKKPFSILLPPPNVTGKLHLGHALDSYIPDTIIRYKKLNNFDVFWIAGMDHAGIATQAKVEQTLYETKGLTRHDLGREDFLKLVWDWKDEYAATFRKQWSSLGLALDYSNERFTLDESANNAVLKVFIELYNKGLIYRDVKAINWDPELETALSNIEVVNKPTEQKMYYIKYFIENSEQFLEVATVRTETLLSDVALVYNPEDTRYKHLQGKFAIHPITKRRLPIIEDSYVDKDFGSGVMKLSAHAEIDIEIIKKHNLEILETIDKKGYINAPGSEFDKLERFAAREAIAKYLEINHYLTKVENSISNVGYSDRSKAPVEILVMPQWFVKMDKFANDILNHLKSGEKVEFFPSRFENTLKQWMENVYDWTISRQLWWGHQIPCWYKGNEIKVQIECPGEGWVQDPDVLDTWFSSGLAPFAFLGWPNSDEKLKRYYPGDVLVTGYDLIFFWIARMYLFGLEFQNEKPFKHVLLHGLIRDEQNRKMSKSLNNGIDPMDVVDKYGSDALRWFLIANTTPGMDIRYSPEKIQVAWAMNNKLWNIARYICEMEDNNNSEYTDADKWITNKIIALQNNIDKFMEKYEFTLMCAEVNKFIYNDFSSWYIELIKSNASKKVSLEILKNILIILHPFMPFITDRLFSDIYNEELLENSWPKLEEFKNVEYIDTLIEIISTIRKYREENQISKKEIINYFFDNELNDVAKDTIRKMASAEFKQNNDAIFALNSGNLFIEIDANQKEINKQRLIEKIEKVKFEINRASNMLNNKNFTEKAPIEKVQAEKDKLEKYQEELKIYEEELRCKY is encoded by the coding sequence GTGGAAAAAATTTATAATCATAAAGAAGTTGAAAAAAATATTGAAAAAAAATGACAAGAAAAAAGATTTTTCATGGATCATGATGAGAGAAAAAAACCTTTTTCAATTCTTTTACCACCACCAAACGTAACAGGTAAATTACACCTAGGTCACGCACTAGATTCATATATTCCTGACACAATTATTCGTTATAAAAAATTAAATAACTTTGATGTGTTTTGAATAGCTGGGATGGACCATGCAGGAATTGCTACACAAGCTAAAGTTGAACAAACTTTATATGAAACTAAAGGTTTAACCAGACATGATTTAGGAAGAGAAGACTTTCTTAAATTAGTTTGAGATTGAAAAGATGAATATGCAGCAACCTTTAGAAAGCAATGGTCATCATTAGGACTTGCTCTTGATTATTCTAATGAAAGATTTACTCTAGATGAAAGTGCTAATAATGCAGTTCTAAAAGTTTTTATTGAGTTATATAACAAAGGATTAATTTATAGAGATGTTAAGGCAATAAATTGAGATCCAGAACTTGAAACAGCTTTATCAAATATTGAAGTTGTTAATAAACCAACTGAGCAAAAAATGTACTATATTAAGTACTTTATTGAAAATTCAGAACAATTTTTAGAAGTTGCAACAGTTAGAACTGAAACTTTACTTTCAGACGTAGCTTTAGTTTACAATCCAGAAGACACTAGATATAAACATCTTCAAGGAAAATTTGCTATTCATCCAATTACAAAGAGAAGATTACCTATTATTGAAGATAGTTATGTTGATAAAGATTTTGGTTCAGGTGTTATGAAATTATCGGCACATGCTGAAATTGATATTGAAATTATTAAAAAACATAATTTAGAAATTCTTGAAACTATTGATAAAAAAGGTTATATCAATGCTCCGGGAAGTGAATTTGATAAATTAGAAAGATTTGCTGCTCGTGAAGCAATTGCAAAATATCTTGAAATAAATCATTATTTAACTAAAGTTGAAAATTCAATTTCTAATGTTGGTTATAGTGATAGAAGTAAGGCACCAGTTGAAATTCTTGTTATGCCTCAATGATTTGTTAAAATGGATAAATTCGCAAATGATATTTTAAATCATCTTAAAAGTGGAGAAAAAGTTGAATTTTTCCCTTCACGTTTTGAAAATACATTAAAACAATGAATGGAAAATGTTTATGATTGAACTATTTCTAGACAATTATGGTGAGGACACCAAATACCTTGTTGATATAAAGGAAATGAAATTAAAGTTCAAATTGAATGTCCGGGTGAAGGTTGAGTTCAAGACCCTGATGTACTTGATACATGATTCTCAAGCGGTTTAGCTCCATTTGCTTTCTTAGGTTGACCGAATAGTGATGAAAAATTAAAAAGATATTATCCTGGCGATGTATTAGTAACTGGTTATGATTTAATTTTCTTCTGAATTGCACGTATGTATCTTTTTGGTTTAGAATTCCAAAATGAAAAACCTTTCAAACATGTTTTACTTCATGGTCTTATCAGAGATGAACAAAATAGAAAAATGTCTAAATCATTGAATAATGGTATTGACCCAATGGATGTGGTTGATAAATACGGTTCTGATGCTTTAAGATGATTCTTAATTGCAAACACTACTCCAGGAATGGACATTAGATATTCTCCAGAAAAAATTCAAGTAGCTTGAGCAATGAATAATAAATTGTGGAATATTGCCAGATACATTTGTGAGATGGAAGATAATAATAATTCTGAATACACTGATGCAGATAAATGAATTACAAATAAAATTATTGCTTTACAAAACAATATTGACAAATTCATGGAAAAATATGAATTTACATTAATGTGTGCTGAAGTTAATAAATTTATATACAATGACTTTAGCTCATGATATATTGAATTAATTAAATCAAACGCTTCTAAAAAAGTATCTTTAGAAATTCTTAAAAATATTTTAATTATTCTTCACCCATTTATGCCTTTTATAACAGATAGATTATTTAGTGATATTTATAATGAAGAATTATTAGAAAATAGTTGACCTAAATTAGAAGAATTCAAAAATGTTGAATATATCGATACTTTGATTGAAATTATTTCAACAATTAGAAAATATCGTGAAGAAAATCAAATATCTAAGAAAGAAATTATTAATTATTTCTTTGATAATGAGTTAAATGACGTTGCAAAAGATACAATTAGAAAAATGGCTAGTGCTGAATTCAAACAAAATAATGATGCAATTTTTGCATTAAATTCTGGTAATTTATTTATTGAAATTGATGCTAATCAAAAAGAAATTAATAAACAAAGATTAATTGAAAAGATTGAAAAAGTTAAGTTTGAAATAAACAGAGCTTCAAACATGCTGAATAATAAAAACTTTACTGAAAAAGCTCCTATTGAAAAAGTTCAAGCAGAAAAAGATAAGCTTGAAAAATATCAAGAAGAACTAAAAATTTATGAGGAGGAACTTAGATGCAAATATTAA
- a CDS encoding bifunctional 5,10-methylenetetrahydrofolate dehydrogenase/5,10-methenyltetrahydrofolate cyclohydrolase — MQILSGVELAKRELEKLKNEIDSMNLPRKIRLGIVQVGDNPASNKYVQNKIKKAEYLGIEATLYKYDESISQDRLLKKMDSINDYSDGIIVQLPLPKHIPTQVIMDAIPYEKDIDGLSNRNEFALYNGSRTKDKFFVPATARAVLELMEHYNIEVEDKRVAVIGRSYLVGKPVAHIIKRMGASVATYDEHTGIKGVENADIVVVAAGEAKLVKAANVKDGAIVIDVGTNLDDHLPDVISGDVDFESVKDKVAAITPVPGGVGPMTVVCLLKNLVDSIK; from the coding sequence ATGCAAATATTAAGTGGAGTCGAGTTAGCTAAAAGAGAGTTAGAAAAATTAAAAAATGAGATTGATTCAATGAATTTACCAAGAAAAATACGTCTTGGTATTGTTCAAGTTGGTGATAATCCTGCTTCAAATAAATATGTTCAAAATAAAATTAAAAAAGCTGAATATTTAGGTATTGAAGCTACTTTATACAAATATGATGAATCAATTAGTCAAGACAGACTGCTTAAAAAAATGGATTCAATTAATGACTATAGTGATGGAATAATTGTTCAATTACCATTACCTAAGCATATTCCAACTCAAGTTATAATGGATGCAATTCCATATGAAAAAGATATTGATGGCTTAAGTAATAGAAATGAATTTGCCTTGTACAACGGTTCGAGAACTAAAGACAAATTCTTTGTTCCAGCAACTGCTAGAGCTGTTCTTGAATTAATGGAACACTACAACATTGAAGTTGAAGATAAAAGAGTTGCTGTTATTGGTAGAAGTTATTTAGTTGGTAAACCTGTAGCTCACATTATTAAAAGAATGGGTGCTTCAGTTGCAACTTATGATGAACACACAGGTATTAAGGGTGTTGAAAATGCTGATATCGTAGTTGTTGCTGCTGGCGAAGCTAAATTAGTTAAGGCTGCTAACGTTAAAGATGGTGCTATAGTTATTGATGTTGGTACTAATTTAGATGATCATTTACCTGATGTTATTTCTGGTGATGTAGATTTTGAAAGTGTAAAAGATAAAGTTGCAGCAATTACTCCAGTTCCTGGTGGAGTTGGACCAATGACTGTTGTTTGCCTTCTTAAAAACTTAGTAGATTCTATTAAATAA
- a CDS encoding MIP/aquaporin family protein, translated as MGTAFLSEFIGTMVLIILGNGVCASANFKNMFAHKTQNWVLITFGWAIAVFGGIVASGAITGSVAHLNPAVTVWSLIKTFADGTTSSTGTVIGTHVLYIVGQIVGAFVGQVILNVINWNHIKENELSALKGSSCTGPSHQGKFAQNMMYEFLGTAILIGIIHAGSLNPNFTVLGTMGVPWIILGIGMSLGSATGYAINPVRDLVPRLVYFLTVKLMFKDVKDAPSADWKYGLLVPGLAPLLAGVVVPLVFMAFKAMNVLAA; from the coding sequence ATGGGAACAGCCTTTTTAAGTGAATTTATAGGAACAATGGTTCTTATAATTCTAGGTAATGGTGTTTGTGCAAGTGCAAACTTCAAAAATATGTTTGCACACAAAACACAAAATTGGGTATTAATTACTTTTGGATGAGCTATCGCCGTATTTGGTGGTATTGTTGCATCAGGAGCAATCACTGGTTCAGTAGCGCACTTAAACCCAGCAGTTACTGTTTGAAGTTTAATCAAAACATTTGCTGATGGTACTACAAGTAGTACAGGGACAGTTATTGGTACACACGTTCTTTACATTGTAGGTCAAATTGTTGGAGCATTTGTAGGACAAGTTATTCTTAATGTTATTAACTGAAATCACATTAAAGAAAATGAACTTAGTGCGTTAAAAGGTTCATCATGTACAGGTCCTTCACACCAAGGGAAATTTGCACAAAATATGATGTATGAATTCCTTGGTACAGCAATCCTTATCGGAATTATTCATGCTGGTTCATTAAATCCTAATTTCACAGTTTTAGGAACTATGGGAGTTCCATGAATCATTTTAGGAATTGGTATGTCTCTTGGTTCAGCTACAGGTTATGCAATTAACCCAGTTAGAGATTTAGTTCCAAGATTAGTATACTTCTTAACAGTTAAATTAATGTTCAAAGATGTTAAAGATGCACCTAGTGCAGATTGAAAATATGGTCTATTAGTTCCAGGTTTAGCACCTTTATTAGCTGGAGTTGTAGTTCCATTAGTATTCATGGCTTTCAAAGCAATGAATGTTCTTGCTGCATAA